A window of the Citrus sinensis cultivar Valencia sweet orange chromosome 9, DVS_A1.0, whole genome shotgun sequence genome harbors these coding sequences:
- the LOC102621109 gene encoding desmethyl-deoxy-podophyllotoxin synthase-like, which translates to MEHQFPPFPIILSFLLFAFMIWKKSKNNHSTLLNLPPGPWRLPVIGNLHQLVGSLPHHCLSDLAKKYGPLMHLQLGQVSHIVISSPEAAKEVMRTHDMSFASRPFLLAASFFTYNFTNIAFAPHGDYWRQLRKICTLELFSAKRVQSFRSIREEEVSNLITSISSNSGLPVNLSKMVFSLINGITTRAAFGVRCQDQEELMTVFHKAIELGGGFNLADVFPSIKLLGKLTGIEPELERLHQALDRILGNIINEHKEGKALGKTVEGEADDLVHVLLNCQENGELGFILTTDNIKAAITDIFIAGTDSSVTVIEWAMSEMMKNPRVMEKAQAEVRQAFEKNGNVDEIGLHELQYLKLVVKETLRLHTPLPLLLPRECGERCKILGYDIPKGSKVIVNAWAIARDPWYWNDAESFYPERFLDSSIDYKGNYFEYIPFGAGRRICPGMLFGMANIELPLAQLLFHLNWKLPNGEQNNDLDMAENFGGSVRRKNDLFLVPTPYRPPSEELK; encoded by the exons ATGGAACACCAATTTCCCCCCTTTCCAATCATTTTAAGCTTCCTTCTTTTTGCTTTCATGATTTGGAAGAaatcaaaaaacaatcatTCAACTTTATTAAATCTACCCCCGGGTCCTTGGAGGTTGCCTGTCATAGGAAATTTGCATCAGCTTGTTGGCTCTCTGCCCCATCACTGCCTCAGTGATTTGGCCAAGAAATATGGTCCACTGATGCACTTGCAACTTGGCCAGGTTTCGCATATTGTGATTTCCTCCCCagaagctgcaaaagaagtAATGAGAACTCATGACATGAGTTTCGCCTCAAGGCCCTTTCTCCTAGCTGCTAGTTTTTTCACCtataattttactaacatTGCATTTGCACCACATGGAGATTATTGGAGACAACTGAGAAAAATTTGCACATTGGAGCTGTTTAGTGCAAAACGTGTGCAATCTTTCCGATCAATCAGGGAAGAAGAAGTATCAAATCTCATTACATCCATTTCTTCAAACTCAGGATTGCCGGTCAACCTTTCAAAGATGGTATTTTCCTTAATAAATGGCATCACTACAAGAGCAGCTTTTGGTGTGAGATGCCAGGACCAAGAAGAACTTATGACAGTTTTCCACAAAGCTATCGAGTTGGGTGGAGGTTTCAATCTTGCTGATGTATTCCCTTCGATTAAATTGCTTGGGAAGCTCACTGGGATTGAGCCTGAATTAGAAAGGCTGCATCAAGCACTAGATAGAATTCTTGGAAACATCATCAACGAGCATAAAGAAGGCAAGGCACTAGGAAAAACTGTGGAAGGTGAGGCAGATGATCTTGTGCATGTTCTGTTGAATTGTCAAGAAAATGGAGAACTTGGTTTCATCTTAACAACCGATAACATTAAAGCTGCAATCACT GATATTTTCATAGCTGGAACTGACTCATCAGTCACAGTGATAGAATGGGCGATGTCagaaatgatgaaaaatccAAGAGTAATGGAAAAGGCACAAGCTGAGGTGAGGCAAGCCTTTGAGAAAAATGGAAATGTTGATGAAATAGGCCTTCATGAGTTACAATACTTAAAATTAGTTGTCAAAGAAACTCTAAGATTGCACACCCCTCTTCCCTTGCTACTGCCAAGAGAATGTGGAGAGAGGTGTAAGATTTTAGGTTATGATATACCTAAAGGATCTAAGGTGATTGTTAATGCGTGGGCGATTGCTAGGGATCCCTGGTACTGGAACGATGCTGAGAGCTTCTATCCAGAGCGATTTCTGGATAGTTCAATTGATTACAAGGGGAATTATTTTGAGTATATCCCATTTGGTGCAGGAAGAAGGATTTGTCCAGGAATGCTTTTTGGCATGGCTAATATTGAGCTTCCACTCGCTCAACTGCTATTCCATTTAAATTGGAAACTCCCAAATGGTGAACAGAACAATGATCTAGACATGGCTGAGAATTTTGGCGGATCAGTACGAAGGAAGAATGATCTTTTTTTAGTGCCTACCCCATATCGTCCACCTTCTgaagaattgaaataa
- the LOC102615599 gene encoding cytochrome P450 71D11-like, producing MELSFSILIISVLSLFIILKLFRRNEKLNLPPGPWKLPIIGNLHQLARYELPHRGLADLAKQYGPLMHLRLGEVCTIVVSSPDYAKEITTTHDLVFASRPHVPAAQILSYDFSDIAFAPYGPYWRTLKKICVTELLGVKRVQSFRSIREEEVTNLVDWIGSKAGSVVNLTEKVFLLMCSITSRAAFGKKNEDIEAFQAVVSEATEMFAGSSIADLYPSIKFLLALTGVKAKMQRMHNKTDKILSKIVEDHKKRRAMRSKSGKKEEVEDLVDVLLKAQEDGNLEFPLNTKNVKAVVMDVFSAGTETSATTVDWAMSLLMKYPKIMKKAQDEVREVFNRRGKVDEAGLEEMKYLKLAIKETLRIHPSAPMLFPRECAETCNINGYDIPAKAQVLVNVWAMTRDSKYWTEPESFIPERFLDSPIDFKGANFEFLPFGAGRRMCPGMTYANANIELPLAMFLYHFDWKLPNGMKNEDLDMTEGFGVTVKRKQNLCLIPTPYNPPAVA from the exons ATGGAGCTCTCTTTCTCAATCCTTATCATATCtgttctctctctttttataaTTCTGAAGCTATTCAGAAGAAACGAGAAACTAAATTTACCACCAGGGCCATGGAAATTACCCATCATTGGCAACTTGCATCAGCTTGCTCGCTATGAGTTGCCTCATCGTGGATTAGCAGACTTGGCTAAGCAATACGGACCTCTCATGCACCTACGACTTGGAGAAGTTTGCACCATCGTTGTATCTTCTCCAGATTACGCAAAAGAAATTACGACAACTCATGATCTTGTCTTTGCATCAAGGCCTCATGTTCCTGCTGCCCAAATACTGTCTTATGATTTTTCTGATATTGCTTTTGCACCATATGGTCCTTACTGGAgaacattgaaaaaaatttgtgtcaCGGAGCTTTTAGGGGTGAAGCGGGTCCAATCATTCAGATCAATAAGGGAAGAAGAGGTGACAAATCTTGTTGATTGGATTGGTTCAAAGGCAGGATCAGTTGTTAATCTTACGGAGAAAGTATTTTTGTTGATGTGTAGTATTACTTCAAGGGCAGCTTTTggtaagaaaaatgaagacaTTGAAGCATTCCAAGCGGTTGTGAGTGAAGCCACCGAAATGTTTGCTGGTTCAAGTATTGCTGATCTGTATCCTTCCATCAAGTTTCTTCTAGCACTCACTGGAGTCAAGGCTAAAATGCAGAGGATGCATAACAAAACagacaaaattctttcaaaaattGTTGAGGATCACAAGAAGCGCAGGGCGATGAGATCGAAGAGCGGTAAGAAGGAAGAAGTTGAAGATCTTGTTGATGTTCTGTTGAAAGCTCAAGAGGATGGTAATCTTGAATTTCCCCTAAATACCAAAAATGTCAAAGCTGTTGTCATG GATGTTTTTAGTGCTGGCACCGAGACATCAGCAACAACTGTAGATTGGGCTATGTCCTTGCTGATGAAGTAtccaaaaataatgaaaaaggCACAAGATGAGGTAAGGGAAGTCTTTAATAGAAGGGGGAAAGTCGATGAAGCGGGCCTTGAGGAAATGAAGTACTTGAAGCTAGCTATAAAAGAGACTCTGAGAATACATCCTTCTGCTCCAATGTTATTTCCAAGAGAATGTGCAGAGACGTGTAATATTAATGGATACGACATACCAGCCAAAGCACAAGTACTTGTTAATGTATGGGCGATGACAAGAGATTCCAAATATTGGACTGAACCTGAGAGCTTTATTCCAGAGAGGTTCCTTGATTCTCCTATAGACTTTAAGGGTgctaattttgaatttctccCATTTGGTGCTGGTAGGAGGATGTGCCCTGGAATGACATATGCCAATGCCAACATTGAGCTTCCACTTGCCATGTTTTTGTACCATTTCGATTGGAAGCTACCAAATGGAATGAAGAATGAGGACTTAGACATGACAGAGGGATTTGGTGTGACCGtcaaaagaaagcaaaatctGTGCCTGATTCCCACCCCTTATAATCCTCCAGCTGTTGCATAA
- the LOC102615316 gene encoding serine acetyltransferase 1, chloroplastic-like: protein MHACPRKSYFPMKVLVVARPLFPSLYINNAPFFSPHKHLLSSQASSRTSPIFSLSKHHREKTSTAVMATCIDTSQISQDPSRSQNDDHAYRYAKHCRPSFSDRVSCVPFNRNQEQAIHTRSNIDDGDDADVDLWLKMQDEARSDVEEEPVLSSYYFASILSHKSLESALAKHLSIKLSSLSLQSGTLFELFMGVIVEDQEIIKAVKADLIAIKERDPACISYAHCLLNFKGFLACQAHRIAHRLWLQGRKVLALLIQNRVSEVFSVDIHPGAKIGRGLLFDHATGVVVGETAVIGDNVSILHNVTLGGTGKMSGDRHPKIGNGVLVGAGTCILGNIKIGDGAKIGAGSVVLKDVPPRTTAVGNPARLIGGKENPFMLDKIPSFTMDHTSHIHEWSDYVI from the coding sequence atgcacgCTTGCCCGAGAAAGTCATATTTTCCCATGAAAGTTCTGGTCGTTGCTCGGCCTCTTTTTCCTTCcctatatattaataatgctccttttttttctccccaCAAACATCTCCTCTCCTCACAAGCTTCTTCACGAACATCACCAATTTTCTCTCTATCCAAACACCATCGCGAAAAAACTTCCACAGCAGTTATGGCTACTTGTATTGATACTTCTCAAATTTCCCAGGATCCAAGCAGGTCTCAAAATGATGATCATGCATACAGGTACGCAAAACACTGCCGGCCCAGTTTTTCCGATCGTGTTTCTTGCGTGCCCTTTAATAGAAACCAGGAACAAGCCATACACACACGTTCAAATATTGATGACGGCGATGATGCTGATGTTGATCTATGGCTCAAAATGCAAGACGAAGCAAGATCGGACGTTGAGGAAGAACCTGTCTTGTCAAGCTACTATTTCGCTTCAATCTTGTCGCATAAGTCCCTTGAAAGCGCTCTGGCAAAAcatctttcaattaaattaagcaGTTTGAGCCTTCAAAGCGGTACGTTGTTTGAACTTTTCATGGGGGTGATTGTAGAGGATCAAGAAATTATCAAAGCCGTGAAGGCTGATTTGATAGCCATTAAAGAAAGAGACCCTGCGTGCATAAGTTATGCGCATTgtcttttaaatttcaaaggGTTTTTAGCTTGCCAGGCACATAGGATAGCACATCGGCTGTGGTTACAAGGGAGAAAAGTTTTGGCTCTGTTAATACAAAACAGGGTGTCCGAGGTTTTCTCCGTTGATATTCATCCTGGAGCCAAGATCGGACGTGGGTTACTGTTTGATCACGCCACCGGAGTTGTCGTCGGAGAGACGGCGGTGATCGGAGATAATGTGTCAATTTTGCATAATGTTACATTAGGGGGCACAGGGAAAATGTCTGGTGATAGGCATCCGAAAATTGGGAACGGGGTGTTGGTTGGTGCGGGCACTTGCATTTTGGGGAACATTAAGATCGGTGATGGGGCTAAAATTGGTGCTGGTTCTGTAGTTTTAAAGGATGTTCCACCAAGAACAACTGCTGTTGGTAACCCGGCTAGGCTGATTGGGGGAAAGGAAAATCCATTCATGCTTGATAAAATCCCTAGCTTCACAATGGACCATACATCACATATACACGAATGGTCTGATTATGTTATCTAG
- the LOC102615024 gene encoding 30S ribosomal protein S10, chloroplastic — translation MATFSLSAAISPSLTVPISSNSKCPVFSVSFPSKNYAGNTLKLEPLSTTNTRVFSAPETLAGSESSAVEAEVPETLSVSSGADQMAPKQKIRIKLRSYWVPLIEDSCKQIMDAARTTNAKTMGPVPLPTKKRIYCVLKSPHVHKDARFHFEIRTHQRLIDILYPTAQTIDSLMQLDLPAGVDVEVKL, via the exons ATGGCAACTTTTTCATTATCTGCAGCAATTTCCCCTTCCTTAACCGTACCCATCTcctcaaattcaaaatgccCTGTTTTTTCCGTATCTTTTCCCTCGAAAAATTATGCCGGTAATACGCTAAAACTCGAACCTCTTTCAACGACAAATACTAGGGTTTTTTCCGCCCCTGAAACCCTAGCTGGGTCAGAAAGTTCTGCTGTTGAG GCTGAAGTTCCCGAGACTCTCAGTGTCAGCTCAGGTGCAGACCAG ATGGCACCAAAGCAGAAAATCAGAATCAAGCTTAGGTCGTATTGGGTGCCCTTGATCGAGGACTCTTGCAAGCAGATAATGGATGCTGCAAGAACTACCAATGCAAAGACCATGGGCCCTGTGCCATTACCGACCAAGAAGCGGATCTACTGTGTTCTCAAATCCCCACATGTGCACAAGGATGCCAGGTTCCATTTTGAGATCCGAACTCACCAACGTCTCATTGACATTTTATACCCGACTGCCCAGACAATAGATTCCTTGATGCAACTGGACCTTCCTGCCGGCGTAGATGTAGAGGTCAAGCTTTGA
- the LOC102620814 gene encoding pectinesterase QRT1 — translation MGRSAFLVAFAGFLLIVQVSLSQHEAAYSYRRNFITWDDLKVDWQKAWLDTRESVNRTRLIIVDKNGGGHSSTVQGAVDLVPEYNSERVKIYILPGVYREKVTVPQNKPYISFIGHEQRASETVISWHNKASDKDSNGIELGTYKSASVSVFADFFCATGITFANTVVAVPGGIGMQAVALRLAGDKAMLYKVKVLGTQDTLLDDTGSHYFYQCHIQGSIDFIFGRARSLYQVFSFSFLFFFFQSVYAKNWKLCLRFLVLGSNLHVKQDCVLQSIAEKSGAIAAHHRDIPDDSSGFSFVNCVINGTGKIYLGRAWGNYSRIIYSYSYLEDIIYPTGWSDWNMPYRDRTVVFGEYQCSGKGADRSHRSPWLKSLSYEEVQPFLNVTFIDGKEWLRL, via the exons ATGGGCAGAAGTGCTTTTCTTGTAGCTTTTGCGGGTTTTCTCCTCATTGTTCAGGTGAGTTTATCACAGCATGAAGCAGCTTACAGTTACAGAAGAAACTTTATAACTTGGGATGATCTGAAAGTGGATTGGCAAAAAGCTTGGCTTGATACAAGAGAGAGTGTCAATAGGACAAGGCTTATAATTGTCGACAAGAATGGTGGTGGCCATTCAAGTACGGTTCAAGGAGCAGTGGATTTGGTTCCGGAATATAATTCTGAAAGAGTTAAAATCTACATTCTCCCTGGAGTCTACAG GGAAAAAGTGACAGTGCCACAGAACAAACCTTATATCTCATTCATTGGACACGAGCAACGAGCCTCTGAAACAGTAATCTCTTGGCACAATAAAGCATCTGATAAAGATAGCAATGGGATAGAACTTGGAACTTATAAATCAGCATCCGTTAGCGTATTTGCTGATTTCTTCTGTGCAACTGGGATTACTTTTGCG AATACAGTAGTTGCAGTACCTGGAGGAATTGGGATGCAAGCTGTAGCATTAAGGCTTGCCGGTGACAAAGCTATGTTATATAAGGTTAAAGTGTTGGGAACTCAGGACACACTCCTGGATGACACCGGATCACATTACTTTTATCAATGTCACATACAAGGAAGTATAGACTTCATATTTGGCAGAGCAAGATCACTTTATCaggttttttccttttcttttctttttttcttttttcaatccGTTTATGCCAAAAATTGGAAGCTTTGTTTACGATTTCTAGTACTTGGAAGTAATTTGCATGTGAAACAGGATTGTGTGCTTCAGTCAATTGCTGAAAAATCAGGGGCAATAGCGGCTCACCACAGAGACATTCCAGATGACAGTTCCGGGTTTTCGTTTGTAAATTGTGTCATCAATGGAACTgggaaaatttatttagggaGAGCCTGGGGAAATTATTCAAGAATAATATACTCATATTCTTATCTCGAGGATATCATATATCCCACAGGATGGAGCGACTGGAACATGCCTTACAGAGACAG GACTGTGGTGTTTGGTGAATACCAGTGCAGTGGAAAAGGAGCTGATAGAAGCCATCGGTCACCATGGTTGAAGAGTTTGAGCTATGAGGAAGTACAGCCATTTCTGAATGTGACATTCATTGATGGGAAGGAATGGCTTAGACTATAA